Below is a genomic region from Henckelia pumila isolate YLH828 chromosome 3, ASM3356847v2, whole genome shotgun sequence.
TAGGTGGACTGGGAGATATGAAGCCCATCTATGGGATAATAGTTGCAGAAGAGAAGGCCAATCGAGAAAAGGGCGTCAAGGTTTACATAAACTTATACCTTGATTCTTGTGTTTCTTCATATATCTACCTTTGTTTCATTTTTTCTATGATCACTAATTCTTCTTTCCtgattgtttgtttgtttgttttttttcaatGGGACGCAGTGTATTTGGGTAAGTcgattaattaagttaaatctattaattattaattagtgtaattaattaatctgAAACCATTTATTGCATTGAAATTGTCCAATGAATTATAAGTTTCTTTACTTGTATATAGGTGGATATGATAAAGAAGAAAAGGCTGCTAGGGCCTACGATCTTGCTGCCCTAAAATACTGGGGAACATCTACTACCACTAATTTCCCAGTACGGTAGAAAaatgttataaaaaaatatatatatttttcatgtatGATATTTACAGCATAATTTTCTGTATACTTTTCAGATCAGTAACTACGAGAAGGAACTGGAGGAGATGAAGCATATGACTAGACAAGAATTCGTGGCCTCTATCCGAAGGTAATTAGTATTGATTGTCGTAGGTTGTCGTGTTATCTAACATATATACCGATTTTTTGTTAACACGTGCAACTGTAGAAAGCATAAAATATAATCTTCGTCGGAGATTAATCTACTGAGATATCAAATTTCAGGAAGAGCAGTGGGTTTTCGAGGGGAGCATCCATGTATCGTGGCGTGACGAGGTAGTCTATATATGATTTCTTTGGCTATTATATTTTTGCATGAATGTTCTTATACCATGACTTGATTTTCTTGTTAATGTCCTTTGTTAATTAATAGTGATTTCTCGATATTTAAATTGCTTAATTTAATCAGGCATCATCAGCATGGAAGATGGCAAGCAAGAATAGGAAGAGTTGCTGGAAACAAAGATCTATACTTGGGAACTTTCAGTAagcaatttaattaattaacaataTGATCCTTTTCCTCTAATATTTCTTCTTTATAAGCATTatttcataatatatatatatatagagttcttttatggtgcccaacaatatatgcccacttcatgcccaccatgtacaatagatgagttgaccggtacaatagatgagttgacttgtacatgttgggcatgaagtgggcatatagtgttgggcaccataaaagaactcatatatatatatatatatatatatatatatatatatatatatatatatatatatacttttcgATCTAAATTTTGATTTACTTGGATTaatgttatgtttttttttttggacagCCACTGAGGAGGAAGCTGCGGAAGCATATGATATAGCTGCCATAAAATTCCGAGGTCTAAATGCAGTCACGAATTTCGACATGAATCGTTATGATGTAAAGGCCATCCTTGAAAGCAACTCTCTTCCTATAGGGGGAGGTGCCGCAAAACGGCTCAAAGAAGCTCAGGCGATCGAATCATCACGAAAACACGAAGACATTATAACATTAGGCAGCTCAGGTTTCCAATATGGCAGCAGCAGCAGCCCAAGCGCAGCCTCCCATCTCCAAGCATACTCGCTaatgcagcagcagcagcagcatccAATAATATTTGATAATTCTCATCAGCCATTTCTCACTCTCCAAAATCAAAACCTTTCCCAATACAATCAAGATTACTCGTCTTCTCTTTACCATAATTACATCCAAACACAGCTCCAGTTGCAGCAACAATCATGTACTAATTACAACAGCAATATCCCGAACTCGACCATTAATCCTCACAGCAGCTTCTATGGAAATTACCTTCAAAACAATGCTGCAGTGATGCTTCATGGACTGACAAACAGTACTACGGGGTCTTCATCATCTGTGATGGAGAATATTAATATTGGGAGTTCAAGCAATCATGTGGCTGGGTTTACTACTGGAAACTTTATCGGCAATGAAGTTGCGGTGGCGAAAGTGGATTATGAGCATCTGCCATCGGCTGCTACGTACACTGGATGGTCGGCGGAGACAGTTCCGGGGGCGGCTTCGAATCCAGCTGCTTTATTTTCAATGTGGAATGAGTGAAATTTTAGTTCTTGCAATATTTGAAAACTTCAGAATCTGTTTTTTTTACTTCTCTATATTATCTAATTTGCTTTTgataattttgttttttgtgATCAAAAGTACTAATGAATTTTGGTGCacctttcttttttctttttttctttcttaaattaaattgaaaaaattatGGCTAGCTTGATCCATAGATATAATGAAAGAGTATAATTACCTCTTCAATTTTTTAATTTGGTATTAAGCTGCAAAAATATTATTCTAAAACGGTATAAAGATATCATGCATCTTTAATTAAGCTAGCTACATATTTGATGGTTTGCTAgtcagatatatatatatatatatatatatatatatatatatatatatatatatatatatatatatatatatttcttttgtTTCTTGTTTTTAATTACTTATTGAGGATGAAGATTAAAATTACTAAAAATTTGTACTTGTTTATAAACCCAAAAAacgttttttttttagaaataagaACTATGCATAATTTTTTCATTATTGAAATCATGTATGTCAATATTAATGTTATTTCAAAGCAAGTTGTAAAAATCTAAATTAATAGATATAGacattaaataaaatgtatacaaaaaatatatgactcgatgaaaaaaaataattagttcGTGCAATAttgtataaaatatataaaagagTTATGTTTTTGTAAATGATAGTAATATTGTATAAATGAAATttgatagtatatatatatatatatatatatatatatactatgcaTGCTGGGTTATCGTAGCGgtaattaatttgttttgatcattataatttattaaaaaatcatTGTTGTTTTGTTAACATATTTTGGTTAGTGGTTTCACATGACTCCTTCCAGAAGTAGTAAAATTCATCTGGAtttacatcgcagaattatctGAATTAGTAATGGATTCGTAAAGATtaattttaaacttagaagtCATGGCAGGTGACGAATTTTCCAACGAATTATAGAgaattaagtaaaataaaaattatcaaaaattattatttttttaaaaaaaattatttgttgaatCTATATACCAggttaatttaaaaaaattatttgttgaatTTATATACCAGGTTAATTAGCACTTCGATTAAAGAAGTAGTTacaatgaaaattaaatttatttttaattattagtgtATTTTTACTACTCAGtatttaatttcttcaaatcaATTTCAAATAGTGAGGAAAATTAGCTAGATATATGTAAGACCATTCaggatatttttttttaaaaaaaaaatatcatttaactTCTCTATCAATTTCACTTAATGATTTCTC
It encodes:
- the LOC140892858 gene encoding AP2-like ethylene-responsive transcription factor PLT2, with the protein product MNSNNWLSFPFSPTHPSLQSQSNHFSLGLVSDNINETPFQTYEWNLINTQVSSEIPKVADFLGVSKSDSHLELIPYNEIQSSDSNYLFSSNSLVPVQHNLLASATNYENLQENACNMQQLTLSMGSGKGSSTSETVATAENSDTSVVEAAPRRTLDTFGQRTSIYRGVTRHRWTGRYEAHLWDNSCRREGQSRKGRQVYLGGYDKEEKAARAYDLAALKYWGTSTTTNFPISNYEKELEEMKHMTRQEFVASIRRKSSGFSRGASMYRGVTRHHQHGRWQARIGRVAGNKDLYLGTFTTEEEAAEAYDIAAIKFRGLNAVTNFDMNRYDVKAILESNSLPIGGGAAKRLKEAQAIESSRKHEDIITLGSSGFQYGSSSSPSAASHLQAYSLMQQQQQHPIIFDNSHQPFLTLQNQNLSQYNQDYSSSLYHNYIQTQLQLQQQSCTNYNSNIPNSTINPHSSFYGNYLQNNAAVMLHGLTNSTTGSSSSVMENINIGSSSNHVAGFTTGNFIGNEVAVAKVDYEHLPSAATYTGWSAETVPGAASNPAALFSMWNE